The Lates calcarifer isolate ASB-BC8 linkage group LG6, TLL_Latcal_v3, whole genome shotgun sequence genome includes a region encoding these proteins:
- the slmapb gene encoding sarcolemma associated protein b isoform X1: protein MDEKELSDPLNNVSLIKDDLTRSNMGSTGDSEKIIQRLNDELREAQERANTEKHKYLELQGILEEERKETKQQADESAKQIKLLQGQLRQLQDEMGVLREQMDVSSSSRDELQSARDEAKSLKRALESAAAERDRDVAAIQTNLATVSKDLDKWRQTANKYEQEIDNLQRDLQQQSKQWQKTAEIQAGELQSMQVECNGLQKECSVLRSEKQDIVNKHQKERSSLQSECASLRAEKEELLKTHQKEKGNLQSECAALRSEKEAVLQKQKQLEKDLASSRAQNAELSNSLKALERSQQELEKRLAALQLQHQQDSTKLQSQLDEADSRSKALQKEYEEAKTELSDLKEKYEKTEQEKQSLTDELEECKANMKELQEKGTKTSLLLPVQAIVIGLILALLYWCFGALW from the exons ATGGATGAGAAAGAGCTGAGTGATCCCCTGAATAACGTGTCACTGATTAAAG ACGATCTGACCAGGTCAAACATGGGGTCCACCGGTGACTCTGAAAAAATAATCCAGCGCCTGAATGACGAACTTCGAGAAGCACAGGAGCGAGCTAATACTGAGAAGCACAAATACTTGGAGCTACAAg GTAtcctggaggaagagagaaaagaaactaAACAACAAGCTGATGAATCTGCAAAACAGATAAAACTTCTTCAAG GCCAGCTGCGGCAGCTCCAAGACGAAATGGGTGTTCTCAGAGAGCAGATGGATGTTTCCTCCAGTTCACGAGACGAGCTGCAAAGCGCACGTGACGAGGCGAAGTCACTGAAACGCGCCCTGGAGTCAGCCGCTGCTGAGCGGGACCGTGACGTCGCTGCCATCCAGACGAACCTGGCAACCGTCTCGAAGGATCTGGACAAATGGCGTCAGACTGCTAACAAATATGAGCAAGAGATTGACAACCTACAGCGTGACCTTCAGCAGCAGAGCAAGCAGTGGCAGAAAACTGCAGAGATACAAG cTGGTGAGCTGCAGTCCATGCAGGTGGAGTGTAATGGCCTACAGAAGGAATGTTCTGTCCTGCGATCTGAGAAACAAGACATCGTGAATAAGCACCAGAAGGAAAGGAGCAGTCTGCAAAGCGAATGTGCTTCCCTTAGAGCTGAGAAGGAAGAACTCCTCAAGACTCACCAGAAAGAGAAGGGCAACCTGCAGAGTGAATGTGCAGCTCTGCGCTCTGAGAAAGAGGCTGTGctgcagaaacagaagcagctgGAGAAAGACCTTGCCAG TTCACGTGCCCAGAATGCTGAACTAAGCAACAGCCTCAAGGCCCTAGAGAGATCCCAGCAGGAGTTAGAGAAGAGGCTGGCGGCCCTGCAGCTCCAGCACCAGCAGGATAGCACCAAGTTGCAAAGCCAACTGGATGAGGCAGACAGTCGCAGCAAGGCTCTGCAGAAAGAG TATGAGGAGGCTAAGACGGAGCTGTCAGACCTAAAGGAAAAATATGAGAAGACCGAGCAGGAAAAACAGTCGCTTACAGATGAACTTGAGGAGTGCAAAGCCAACATGAAGGAATTACAGGAGAAGGGAACTAAG ACATCCCTATTGCTGCCTGTTCAAGCCATAGTCATCGGCCTTATCCTGGCTTTGCTGTATTGGTGCTTCGGCGCATTGTGGTAG
- the slmapb gene encoding sarcolemma associated protein b isoform X2: protein MDEKELSDPLNNVSLIKDDLTRSNMGSTGDSEKIIQRLNDELREAQERANTEKHKYLELQGILEEERKETKQQADESAKQIKLLQGQLRQLQDEMGVLREQMDVSSSSRDELQSARDEAKSLKRALESAAAERDRDVAAIQTNLATVSKDLDKWRQTANKYEQEIDNLQRDLQQQSKQWQKTAEIQAGELQSMQVECNGLQKECSVLRSEKQDIVNKHQKERSSLQSECASLRAEKEELLKTHQKEKGNLQSECAALRSEKEAVLQKQKQLEKDLASSRAQNAELSNSLKALERSQQELEKRLAALQLQHQQDSTKLQSQLDEADSRSKALQKEYEEAKTELSDLKEKYEKTEQEKQSLTDELEECKANMKELQEKGTKKPWMIWGPVVAVALTAVTAAVLFRT, encoded by the exons ATGGATGAGAAAGAGCTGAGTGATCCCCTGAATAACGTGTCACTGATTAAAG ACGATCTGACCAGGTCAAACATGGGGTCCACCGGTGACTCTGAAAAAATAATCCAGCGCCTGAATGACGAACTTCGAGAAGCACAGGAGCGAGCTAATACTGAGAAGCACAAATACTTGGAGCTACAAg GTAtcctggaggaagagagaaaagaaactaAACAACAAGCTGATGAATCTGCAAAACAGATAAAACTTCTTCAAG GCCAGCTGCGGCAGCTCCAAGACGAAATGGGTGTTCTCAGAGAGCAGATGGATGTTTCCTCCAGTTCACGAGACGAGCTGCAAAGCGCACGTGACGAGGCGAAGTCACTGAAACGCGCCCTGGAGTCAGCCGCTGCTGAGCGGGACCGTGACGTCGCTGCCATCCAGACGAACCTGGCAACCGTCTCGAAGGATCTGGACAAATGGCGTCAGACTGCTAACAAATATGAGCAAGAGATTGACAACCTACAGCGTGACCTTCAGCAGCAGAGCAAGCAGTGGCAGAAAACTGCAGAGATACAAG cTGGTGAGCTGCAGTCCATGCAGGTGGAGTGTAATGGCCTACAGAAGGAATGTTCTGTCCTGCGATCTGAGAAACAAGACATCGTGAATAAGCACCAGAAGGAAAGGAGCAGTCTGCAAAGCGAATGTGCTTCCCTTAGAGCTGAGAAGGAAGAACTCCTCAAGACTCACCAGAAAGAGAAGGGCAACCTGCAGAGTGAATGTGCAGCTCTGCGCTCTGAGAAAGAGGCTGTGctgcagaaacagaagcagctgGAGAAAGACCTTGCCAG TTCACGTGCCCAGAATGCTGAACTAAGCAACAGCCTCAAGGCCCTAGAGAGATCCCAGCAGGAGTTAGAGAAGAGGCTGGCGGCCCTGCAGCTCCAGCACCAGCAGGATAGCACCAAGTTGCAAAGCCAACTGGATGAGGCAGACAGTCGCAGCAAGGCTCTGCAGAAAGAG TATGAGGAGGCTAAGACGGAGCTGTCAGACCTAAAGGAAAAATATGAGAAGACCGAGCAGGAAAAACAGTCGCTTACAGATGAACTTGAGGAGTGCAAAGCCAACATGAAGGAATTACAGGAGAAGGGAACTAAG AAACCATGGATGATCTGGGGGCCTGTGGTCGCTGTGGCTCTAACagctgtgactgctgctgtgcTCTTCAGGACCTGA